The DNA region ACACCCGCGATCTGGTGCTGGGGCTGGAGGTGGTCCTGGCCGACGGCCGCGTCTGGGACGGCATGCGCCGGCTGCGCAAGAACAACACCGGCTACGACCTGAAGAACCTGTTCATCGGGGCGGAGGGCACGCTGGGCATCGTCACCGCCGCGGTGCTGAAGCTGTTCCCCCGCCCGCGCCAGTCGATCACCGCCTTCGTCGCCGTGCCGAGCCCCGCCGCCGCCATCGAGCTGCTGGCCCGCCTGCGCGCCGCCTCCGGCGACGCCGTGTCGGCCTTCGAGCTGATGTCGCGCCGCTGCCTGGATTTCGCGCTGAAACACGTCGCCGGCACCATCGACCCGCTGTCGGAGCCGTCGCCCTGGTATGTCCTGACCGAGCTGACCGCCGGCACCCGGTCCGACGCCTTCCAGGAGACGGTGGAGACGGCGCTTGGCGAGGCGTTCGAGGCGGAGCTCGCGACCGACGCCACGCTGGCCCAGTCCGACGCCCAGGCCAAGCAGCTTTGGTTCATCCGCGAAGCCATCGTCGAAGCGCAGAAGTTCGAGGGCGGCTCGATCAAGAACGACGTGTCGATCCCGGTGTCCCGCGTCGCCGAGTTCATCGAACTGGCGGAAGCGGCGGTGGCGCAGGCCTGCCCCGGCATTCGCCCGACCCCCTTCGGCCATGTCGGCGACGGCAACATCCACTTCAACCTCAGCCAGCCCGAGGGGACCGACACCAAGGCCTATCTCGACCGCTGGGACGAGATTTGCCATGTGGTGAACGAGGTGATCTTCAAGCTCGACGGCTCGATCTCCGCCGAGCATGGCGTCGGCCGCTTCAAGAAGGACGAGATGCCGGCCATCAAGGGCCCGGTCGAGTTCGACATGCTGCGCGCCATCAAGGCGACACTCGATCCCAACGGCCTGCTGAACCCCGGCAAGATGCTGCCCTGAGGACCTCTCACCGGTCGCCCCCATCGGCCGCCCCCATCGGCCGCCAGTGTCATAATATTGCGGGGGACAGGCTTGCGGCGAAAGACGTAGGCCGCGCTTGTCCCCGGCGCGACACAAGGCTATGGTGCGGCCTCCGTTTCTTCTGCGCCTGTCGTACCGCGAGAGAGAGTTTTTCCGATGTCCAAGCCGCGCACTCTGTTCGACAAGATCTGGGACAGCCACGTCGTGCATCGCCAGGACGACGGCACCTGCATCCTCTACATCGACCGCCATCTGGTCCATGAAGTGACCAGCCCGCAGGCGTTCGAAGGACTGCGCGTCGCCGGCCGCAAGGTGCGGCGTCCGGAAGCCACTCTCGCCGTTCCCGACCACAACGTCCCCACCACCGACCGCTCCAAGGGCATCGTCGAGGAGGAGAGCCGGATCCAGGTCGAGACGCTGGACAAGAACGCCCGCGACTTCGGCGTCCGCTATTTCCCGATGGACGACGTCCGCCAGGGCATCGTCCATATCGTCGGTCCGGAACAGGGCTTCACCCTGCCGGGTGCGACCATCGTCTGCGGTGACAGCCACACCGCCACCCATGGTGCCTTCGGCGCCCTGGCCTTCGGCATCGGCACGTCGGAGGTGGAGCATGTGCTGGCCACCCAGACCCTGCTGCAGAAGCCGGCCAAGAACATGCTGATCCGCGTGGACGGCAAGGTGAATCCGGGCGTCACCGCCAAGGACATCGTGCTGGCGATCATCGGCCGGATCGGCACCGCCGGCGGCACCGGCTACGTCATCGAATTCGCCGGCGAGGCCATCCGCGACCTGTCGATGGAAGGCCGCATGACCGTCTGCAACATGGCGATCGAAGGCGGCGCCCGCGCCGGCCTGATCGCCCCGGACGAGAAGACCTTCGCCTATGTCCAGGGCCGCGCCCTGGCGCCGAAGGCCGGTGCCTGGGAGCAGGCCGTCGAATATTGGAAGACGCTGCCGTCGGACGAGGGTGCGGTCTATGACGCCACCGTCGTGCTGAACGCCGCCGACATCGCCCCGCAGGTCACCTGGGGCACCAGCCCGGAAGACGTGCTGCCGATCACCGCGACGGTGCCGAACCCGGCCGAGATCGCCGATGCCGGCAAGCGCGCCGCCGTCGAGCGCTCGCTCGCCTACATGGGCCTGACCCCCGGCCAGCCGCTGACCGAGGTGAAGGTGGACACCGTCTTCATCGGCTCCTGCACCAACGGCCGCATCGAAGACCTGCGCGCCGCCGCCGAGGTCGCCAAGGGCCGCAAGGTCGCCGCGGGTGTGCGCGCCCTCGTGGTTCCCGGCTCGGGCCTGGTCAAGGAGCAGGCCGAGGAGGAGGGTCTGGACAAGGTCTTCACCGAGGCCGGCTTCGAGTGGCGCGAGCCGGGCTGTTCGATGTGCCTGGCGATGAACGCCGACCGCCTGGCTCCCGGCGAGCGCAGCGCCTCGACCTCCAACCGCAACTTCGAGGGCCGCCAGGGCCGCGGCGGCCGCACCCACCTCGTCAGCCCGGCGATGGCGGTGGCGGCGGCGGTGACCGGCCATCTGGCCGACGTGCGCACGCTCGCCTGAAGACGGTAAGCGGTCCGGATTCCGGATACGGCAAAACGCCGGCTGCGATGATCCCGCAGCCGGCGTTTTTTATGTCTCCAACCCCGTTCAGGTCGGAACTGGCAACGCCTCTATGAGCAGCTGTTCATAGGTCCAGGGCATATGCTGCCACAGCAAGGAATAGGTGGTGTTCACATAGAGGCTCGATGATGTCGGAATGTTTATGTTCCAAGGCTGGGGAACGGTCCCGGTTGCGGGTGCATTTTCGGGTGCCGAACCCTGCTGGACGAGATACGCCGGGAAAGGAACCTGGGATTCGCCGTTCATCGGAAAAGTGTAGGTATCTGCCGGAGTCTGTGGGCTTGCAGCAGTGACCGGAGTTCCGTTCAGGATCACCGGCGTTCCGACATGCATATAATTCAGGTTGCTAGGAAGATTCAGATCACTCAGAAAGGATAGAACATAGTTAGTAACCTTCTGATAACCAACCGTATCACCCGCAAGTTCTGCGATCTGCTCGATAGAAGACCAATAGTTCAAGTCACTGGTGGTTTGCAAGGTTACGGGAACCTGCGGAACCGTGTCCAGGCTGTTCAGCACGGCATAGAAACCAAGGCTCTGCTCACCGAAAAGCGCGCCTTGCTGCTGACAGAGAATATTGGTCGCGTAAGAGAAATAGTCGTTGCCCGGCTTGGGCTGGGCAAAGGCATAGCACTTGACGTTGATCGTGCAGTTGGAAAACGGCTGTGTCGCCAGCCAAGCAGCATACAGCGCCGCCATGCCCGCGCCCAGGCTATGCCCGGTGACGTAAATGTTGACCTGGGGAAGTCCGGTCACCGGATTTAAGGTCGCCGTATTATGCGCGGCATTGCTGTTTGCCACAACCTCTCCCAAAATTTTAGAGAGACGACCGTAAAGAGAATTGATGACCGGAATCGTCACTTCTTTCCAGAGTATTTTCTTAGTCTCGTATTCAACTACCTTTTCTTCCAGGGCATTATCCAAGCTCTCCAAAGACATTCGGAACCCGAGATGAACGAGCGCGTTCTGAGCCACCTGAATATTGGAGGCGTCGACATAGCTTCTTTTTGAACTGAAGTCATTTAGAAGCGACTGCACATCAGCCGGCAAATTGTTCCAAATATCCGCAGGAATAAGACTTTGCATCGACCCCGGCGGTATCTCTTGCGCGGTGATCGGCAGGGCGATGAAATCCTCAACCGCGTTAAGGCCAGTCATCGTCCCACGAAACGCTACACAATAGGTCGGGATCTCAGACTGATTCACCAGACCGGCAAACAATGCCTGATTGCCAAGTGAGGAATTGACA from Azospirillum sp. B510 includes:
- a CDS encoding FAD-binding oxidoreductase, producing the protein MTVAAALDQIRAIVGPSGILTDAADMAPYLAEWRGRFKGNSPAVVRPASTEEVAAVVKICAGAGIPIVPQGGNTSLVGGSIPYEEGREIVLSLSRLNRIRDIDTLNYTMTVEAGVVLTSIQEAAADADRLFPLSLGAEGTAQIGGLISTNAGGINVLRYGNTRDLVLGLEVVLADGRVWDGMRRLRKNNTGYDLKNLFIGAEGTLGIVTAAVLKLFPRPRQSITAFVAVPSPAAAIELLARLRAASGDAVSAFELMSRRCLDFALKHVAGTIDPLSEPSPWYVLTELTAGTRSDAFQETVETALGEAFEAELATDATLAQSDAQAKQLWFIREAIVEAQKFEGGSIKNDVSIPVSRVAEFIELAEAAVAQACPGIRPTPFGHVGDGNIHFNLSQPEGTDTKAYLDRWDEICHVVNEVIFKLDGSISAEHGVGRFKKDEMPAIKGPVEFDMLRAIKATLDPNGLLNPGKMLP
- the leuC gene encoding 3-isopropylmalate dehydratase large subunit produces the protein MSKPRTLFDKIWDSHVVHRQDDGTCILYIDRHLVHEVTSPQAFEGLRVAGRKVRRPEATLAVPDHNVPTTDRSKGIVEEESRIQVETLDKNARDFGVRYFPMDDVRQGIVHIVGPEQGFTLPGATIVCGDSHTATHGAFGALAFGIGTSEVEHVLATQTLLQKPAKNMLIRVDGKVNPGVTAKDIVLAIIGRIGTAGGTGYVIEFAGEAIRDLSMEGRMTVCNMAIEGGARAGLIAPDEKTFAYVQGRALAPKAGAWEQAVEYWKTLPSDEGAVYDATVVLNAADIAPQVTWGTSPEDVLPITATVPNPAEIADAGKRAAVERSLAYMGLTPGQPLTEVKVDTVFIGSCTNGRIEDLRAAAEVAKGRKVAAGVRALVVPGSGLVKEQAEEEGLDKVFTEAGFEWREPGCSMCLAMNADRLAPGERSASTSNRNFEGRQGRGGRTHLVSPAMAVAAAVTGHLADVRTLA
- a CDS encoding lipase family protein is translated as MALPPFGAAYDAAEALEIMQIAAAVDSFVPLNVPSGAVALLDPTLPASGAPFDSATQQNLPSLFYDRWPSDWCAAGSGTWGNWIVNSSLGNQALFAGLVNQSEIPTYCVAFRGTMTGLNAVEDFIALPITAQEIPPGSMQSLIPADIWNNLPADVQSLLNDFSSKRSYVDASNIQVAQNALVHLGFRMSLESLDNALEEKVVEYETKKILWKEVTIPVINSLYGRLSKILGEVVANSNAAHNTATLNPVTGLPQVNIYVTGHSLGAGMAALYAAWLATQPFSNCTINVKCYAFAQPKPGNDYFSYATNILCQQQGALFGEQSLGFYAVLNSLDTVPQVPVTLQTTSDLNYWSSIEQIAELAGDTVGYQKVTNYVLSFLSDLNLPSNLNYMHVGTPVILNGTPVTAASPQTPADTYTFPMNGESQVPFPAYLVQQGSAPENAPATGTVPQPWNINIPTSSSLYVNTTYSLLWQHMPWTYEQLLIEALPVPT